The proteins below come from a single Balaenoptera acutorostrata chromosome 2, mBalAcu1.1, whole genome shotgun sequence genomic window:
- the LOC103001389 gene encoding ragulator complex protein LAMTOR1-like, whose translation MGRCYSSGNGDWDQDREERKLLLDPSSPPPKALNGAEPNYHSLPSARTDEQALLSSVLAKTAGNIIDVCASDSQGTEQHEGVDRARQCSTCLAVLSSSLTHWEKLPPRPSLSSQPHRVLASEPVPFADWQHVSRIAAYAYGALSQIRVDAQEELVVQFGIP comes from the coding sequence ATGGGGCGCTGCTACAGCAGCGGGAACGGGGACTGGGACCAGGACCGAGAGGAGCGGAAGCTGCTGCTGGACCCTAGCAGCCCACCCCCCAAAGCCCTCAACGGAGCCGAGCCCAACTATCACAGCCTGCCTTCCGCTCGCACCGACGAGCAGGCGCTGCTCTCCTCCGTCCTCGCCAAGACAGCCGGCAACATCATCGACGTGTGTGCTTCAGACTCCCAGGGCACGGAGCAGCACGAGGGCGTGGACCGGGCGAGGCAGTGCAGCACCTGCCTGGCTGTGCTGAGCAGCAGCCTGACCCACTGGGAGAAGCTGCCGCCGCGGCCGTCCCTCAGCAGCCAGCCTCACCGAGTGCTGGCCAGCGAGCCTGTCCCCTTCGCCGACTGGCAGCACGTCTCCAGGATAGCTGCTTATGCCTACGGTGCACTTTCTCAGATCCGCGTGGACGCACAAGAGGAGCTGGTTGTGCAGTTTGGGATTCCATGA